The sequence TCAAAACGACAACAAATGCTCTCTACAAAGTCAGATCAAGATATATAGTGTTTACCAGCGGAAAAACCAAAGAACCATGAATCTGCTTTTCCTTCCAAAGACATAAAAGCAAAACCCACCTTCTGCGGTTCATCAACAAGATGGATCTGGAAGTATCGTTCACATTTACAGATCCAGCTTCTAGGATTATCACCAGTGAATTTAGGTAAATCTATTTTTGCTGGTCCAAGGTGAGAATTTGAAGTACCACTAGGGGTGAAAATAAATTGGGATTAAAAGGTATGGCCAGAAGAAGGTGGGGGTGTAGTGTGAGAGTTAGAAGGATGATGTTCGTACCATAAGGATAAGATTTCAATGAGTTTATCCATCTTTGTGTTTGTGGCTGTATTTACAGATGTAAGTTGTTGTAAGTTAGTACATATATAATTTAGCTTCTCTCCGTGTGATGTAGCCTCAGCGTACGAACAACAGCTTCACGGGTGTGATTTTCGGTGAGAGCTTTCAATAAGTTACTTAGATCTTTAGGTTGTGCTGATCTTCAATATGTTACGTCTTTGATCGAAGGACCTCCAGTCATGATGAAGGACTACTAGATGATACCAATGATTGAAGTACTATGAGCAGTGATTGAATGAGACTAGAGCTTGAGATCTACGATAACTTACTGAACTTCTCAGAGCCAGCCTCTTTCTTCTATTAATTCATTGATAGCCTCAACTCTTACAAACTTTACTGTGAGTACTCTGAGAAAGAAAACCTCAAAGGCTTACAAAATCATCTGCCCTACACGTGGGCTTATCACGATCATCTAAAGCTAACGAATAATTAAACTTTTAATTAAACTAAAACATAATTAATTATGTAAAACCCTATCTAACGTCTTTATGTGCTGGGACACTCCACAAAATAGATAGGGCTGTCAAGGTACATGACAAAAATCTTCTTTCTTCAATTCTTGGAGAAATGAAATGCCAAATTTcattagtcattatattttgttagtcAAACTTAATGCTAGCAGGAGGAATGAAAGTAGCTCTGCTACTACTGTGGATAATAACACAGGGGACACTTAATGCTAGCAGGAGGAATGAAAGTAGCTCTGCTACTGCTGTAGATAACACAGAGGCTGATTTGTTGTCGGATGATCATACAAGGGAACTTCCCTGCATGATAGTATGACAACAGTTCTGCTCTCTAGTGTTCTGCTTTTTCTTTGTTCGGTTTTTCTCCTTTTCAAGTTTGTATTGGGTCTGTCTTGGTAATTTATCCATCTTATTcgcaaaaaataataatgaaacagTGTTCCATTATAAGAAGTATCACAAATTTATGATCATCTACATACAGGATGAATTGTACTGAGAAAGACAGACTCGACCtgaattgtattgagaaagacaGACGCGACCACCATTTAGTTTGGCATGAGTATCATATACAGTATGGGTATTTACAGTTGCAGACTATAGCTTCAGCTGTCGTTCCATGTCTGAACCAGCATAATCTGGGTATTCTATATCTACAGGAACTTGTTTACTATCAGtcagtttctttatttttctcttcATTAATTTCTCGAATTCACTACCTGAGATAAATAAAACCTGGTTCAGAACCAACTTCACCCCACTATCTCTCACTTGAGCGTACCTTGGCTTAATTCTCTCCTCCAAACTATAACCGAAGTACTGAGGAAATTTAATCAGTTCTGATTTCGGATAATCCATGGTTAGAAAGAAATTCCATTTCAGTATCAAATTCTCTGTTAAACTGAAGGTGTACAAAGCTCCATACCGTGAAATCATCGCCCCAATCTCCTCTATAGTGAATCCTCTTTCTAAAAAAATTTCTGTTACAGGTTTCAAATTAGCATCAATACTTAGGCCAAACGTCTGTGGAGATCGGTGGAACAGAACAGCAACATCCACTCCCATTGCGCGGAAGTACTCAGCTGTTGGACGTAGTTTTTCATCAACACTGTAACTTATAATGTGGGGACAACGTGTCAGAATCTTCCCTATACTCTCTGCGGAGAGACCCAACTCGTACATATAATCAACCGATCCTTTCACCTTTTGTCTGCTATATGTGAGCAATGCTGGAAACCTGTGAATCACTTTAGCCCATTGTTTCTTGTCCAGACCTAACTTCTCTAAGTAACTCATGGTGGGTATAATGTTTTCAGAGAGGCTGATGCCGCACAATTGAGGTCTTTTGTGGAGAATGGTGGGGATCCCTGATTGGGGTATTCCGAGGTCAAGAAGGAACTCCACGATAGGTTTGATTTTCCCCTCCAAGCTGTAGTAGGCAAAAGCTGGGAATTTTCGTGTTATAGCTTTGATTTGGCCAACATCCATGCCAAGCTCTATAAGGTAAAGTATATGTGGGGGAAGCTGACCACTAGGACCTACCTCGCTTACTCGAGCCATGGCTTTAATTTTCTTGGTGTCTAGAGTTGGGTTTGCCAGAGCAACCTGGGTAACTTTCCGTCCTTTACGAGGCGGGTTCGGAAAATTTTCCACAACATCAACAAGAACGCTGTCGTGTTCTACAAGGAGAAATTCAAGGTAGGGGGTAAGTGCATCCCTTATCTCCAGCGTGGTAAGCTCTCTTCCTAAGAAGACAAAACAACAAACATTGTTAGGAAAAGTTGGAATCTATTGAGATGAAAATACGAAAAGGAGATTCTGCTTGAAATCGAACCTACTAGATACCAAGTTTTATGAACAGAGTGGAGCCTTGATACAAGATGGTCAATGAAATGGTCCGACTTATTGATTGTCCTTGCAGCAACGGAACTACTCAATCCTTGATTTTTCAAGAACAATGTTAAAAAAGCTTTAGCTTCTTCTTTTTCTGATGTTAACACAGCTGAAGGAACCATCCTAAAATTCTGTAACTCGTCCACCTGGTATTCAGCTGCTTTTCCACTACAAAGTTGGTATGTATCAAAACAAGTTTCTGTACATGTGTGTGCATCTGTGAGATTGTAGAATAATTGGTCTCTCTTGCGGTTAACAAGGAAGAAAGTAATTACCAGACTTTGCTTGAAAGATTAAGAGCTGTCGAGGAAAGCATATTTGAGTCCTGAAAAAAACAAATGCAGCATTACTAGTCTACAGCTTTTAAGAAACAGCAGAAGGAAAACCTCTTAATAATCTTAATGCAGTAATCAATGACATTTTGCTGAAAGTGAAAATGGATACGAAACTCAAAAGGAAGGCCAGTATCGAAATACATAATATCATCGAACTCGTATCTAGTTTTGGTAATGATTCTCAGTTAAAGCCAATGTTTCCGACTTTTACTACTACATCCATGACTCCATCCATATGAGATAACGAATGAAAACACACAAAATAGATATACGGTTAGTCACACATATATTTTCATTTTGCACGAACAACCCATTCAAAGACAGAAACTGTTGAGAATAATCCCATAAGGACAACGAGAACGTAGTGAATACAAACTATAATGAACATAGACACCTCCAATCCATTCGAGTTAGACGCTCAAAATTGGTTCTAGGATCTAGAGTTCTAGACTAAGTTAGTTAAGCTCTCATTCTCCATGATTAAAATGTTGACTTCACAATCACCAATGAAACTGTCAAATAAAAAATGAGATTGAACCAATTTCACTTGTTTCTCATTATTAACCTAACCATATAAGCGATTCAAGAAATAGAATGTCATTTTTCTATAGCAACAAAACCAAGGAACACCACATTTCAAGCTTTCTTAACTAGATTTAAGGTGAAAGTTTTATGTGAAAAGTTCGAACCCGAATCATaacaaaatcaagaaaaaaaatctcgACACATATTTAATGGTTTGAAAATTATACATTGAGCTGAACCAAAAACTCAAATAGAGGATCAAAATCAGCAAAAGAAATTACTACCTTTTAGTGATTGAAAATCCCCCCCTCGGTAAAGGACACCACTTTGGAAAAGTCTGTGTAACTGAGAAAACTCTCATTTTTGTATCAAATCTTGTGAAAATGAATGAAATCAGAAACAAAAAATCTCCACCATTTTATAAATCTCAGAATGGGCAGCCCTCTTTCCTTCCTTCGGATAATGCAATTAATGGCATTTCTGTAATTAGAGACATTCTTAATGGCTTTTTAAACATTTACAACGACAGCTGTGGCAATTCTGTAATTAATGTTCAAATTGTTGAAACTAAACCCTCTGCTGTAGAAAAACCCTTTGCTCTCCAGTGTGACAAAGACATAGAAACCCTAGAAATGGCGATCTCACTGAGACGTGGAATTATCTCTGCAAGAAAGTTAATTTTCTTAAAACCCACATTTCGTTGTTCAGAGATTTCATACATTTCTTCATCAAATTCGAATCAATCCAATGTTATTTCAGAAACTTCTCTTTTCGGAATTCATCATCTTGAGTCTTCAAATCAATTAGGGCTTGATTATCTTAAAGAATGTCGAAGAGGGTTTGCTAAAGGAAAGAAATCAAGTAAGTTCATCGGTTGAAGGTTCAATATTTTGGAAGGTTTTTTTGATGAATCAAACGTTGACCTCAGTCAACAGAGTTTGACTGGTTGCTTGTTTCATCGTCAAATACTGTTTTTATGTCTCGAGAATGTGCAGAAATTCATCATATTAATCCTTGTAAAAAGAGGGTTTCACTTTTTAGGTTTAGATCAGTACTTGATTCAAATATGATTAATTTTGGggtaactattttttttttgtagagaaTAGCGATAACGGAAGTACAGCAGAAGTAGTAGATATTGGACCTAGTCTTAAAGCAAATACTTCAGCTTTGATGGAAGCAGCTCAAGTTGCTTTATCAAAAGAATTGAGTCAGCTCAGAACCAATAGAGCATCTACTGGTAACTATACTTTTACTTTCCTGTAATTTCATCATTTTTGCGAAATTAGTTTGTCTGTTGATTGTTAAGTTGTAACGTAGCATGGTGATTAATTGGGAAATGTTTTTACAGGACTTGTTGATCATCTCCTTATCGAGACTAGCAGTGGAAAGATATCTTTGATCCGTGTCTGTGCTGTTTCTGTCTTAGATGCACAAACTATTTCTATATCACCGTATGATCCTAAGGTAGCTTTACCTTATTTATTTCCAACTGACCGGCACCTTGTTTTGATTGTCATCTACTTCTGTCATGTAATGATGCACTTAATTTTCCAGCAGCTTTTACTGTTTTACTGTATTTGCTTTTCTTCTCGCACTTTGATTGGTACGTGAGCTAGGAGTGGCTAAACGAAGCTTGGTAATATGCTCTTAAGGCTCATACTTTGTGAAATGAGTAGTTGGAGAAGATGTGGTAGGAATTATGAATTGGTTTAGATTGTGCTGGTGTGGCTTAACCACAATTGAGAATAACGTGGAAGCAATCTTAGATCTATTACAATTTCTTATTGTTTGGAGGATCGTAActataattttctcaattgcagtTTAGCCACATTAGCAAAATCTGAGTCCTATGGACCATGAAGTGGTAAAAAAAGATAAATTGAGCGATTATGGTGTAAAAAAGTGAATGACCGACAAAGAGTTATGTTTATGAGCAAAGTTGTTGCTTGCTCATCCACCTTTGGCACATCATAATCATTTTTTTAACCACTTCTTTGTATATTTCGTCCTTAACCAAATGTTCCAATCCTATGAGCCTTCACAACGAGCCATCTGAACAAGCAGTCATTTACATATTTGGTTAGTGATATGTAAAATCCTATTATCATTTTCTTTTCATCATTATTATGTGTTAGACTAGTTTTATTGTCCAATTATACTTTGCTGTTGTTTAAGCTTCTTCAATTGCTGGTCTATTTTTGACATGCATCTAATGAAAGTGAAAATTTTCAGACTCTTATGAAGCCGGTAGAAAATGCTCTTCGTGAATCTCCATTAGGTATAAATCCGAAAGTGGAAGGTGATCGACTTATTGTGCCTATCCCTCCGTAAGTTTCCAGTCTGTAAATTCTGTCTTGTGCTAGTTCAGAAGTTGGAACTGTAAATTTAGTTCTAACCATTCAACTCTTTCTGCAATTTGTGATGTTGTACACTTTGACAGGATGACTAAGGAAACCATGCAGGTGAGTGTAGTCttgataatctttttttttttttttttggtaatgctAGCTATAACTGGCCACCCTTCCTAACATGTTGGGTTTTTAACCAGGCAATGTGTAAGGTGGTTGCCAAAGCTGGAGAAGACGTTAAGCTTAGTATTAGAAGGGCTCGGCAAAAGGTATGTAATTAACAGTACATTATTGTTTTTCCTTACAATTGATACACCCTTTTGTATCATGAAGGAAATAAGTAGAGCTTGTTAGTTAGACCATGGATGGCAAACGGTCCATCACTAAATACTTAGCATCAATAGCTTTAACTTCAGTCAGTTCTGACCATGTGAACATTTCCTTTACAGGCAATTGATACGATAAAGCAAGCTTCTTCAAGTATGCCCAAGGATGACTTGAAAAGACTGGAAAAAGAAGTGAGTATTCTTTAAAGCGACACTCAAGAGAGtaggttttgtttattttataaTGGAAACTGTCCGACTGTCTGAGATGATTGTTTTCACAGATTGACGAGATGAACAAGAAATACAGCAAGTCTACAGAAGATATGTGCAAAGCAAAGGAGAAGGAGATTAATTCTCCTTCTTAATAGCTTTTTGAAGAGGAGATATTTAGTCCACCATGTGGATTGAACTTCAATTTTTGTAGAAAGCTTTCCAAGATTAAGTAGAACTTTGTAGTTGGATACTGTAATTCCCTTCGGTAGGTTTGTTTTACGAAGTTGTAATTGCTTGATGTTGGAAAAATGGTTTCGGACGTCACGTTGTTGTCACTTAAGAGAATCAGTATGGTTTTGGATAATTATAATACATGCAGATATATTGGATTATCATTGCACATTTTTAtcatttgttttgatttttcgaactTTTCTCATAGTGAATTAAAGCTTGGCTTAATGAATATTTGGCCATTAAATTTCATTATACAGCTAAGAACAAGCAGAAACTGAAACATGTACCCATCTTGCTATGGTAGATCCTTAGTAATTTTTCGTTGGATCACTGTAAAAATTAACCTCTTGCAGCGCAAACCTCTCCACGACATATTAGAATTAGAATTAGCAAATGGAACCTAATATATGACACCTTTAGGAATAGAAATAGCCTAATGATAGACTATTAATATGTAGGAAATGAGAAATC comes from Papaver somniferum cultivar HN1 chromosome 7, ASM357369v1, whole genome shotgun sequence and encodes:
- the LOC113298083 gene encoding transcription termination factor MTERF5, chloroplastic-like isoform X3; this encodes MRVFSVTQTFPKWCPLPRGGFSITKRTQICFPRQLLIFQAKSAEYQVDELQNFRMVPSAVLTSEKEEAKAFLTLFLKNQGLSSSVAARTINKSDHFIDHLVSRLHSVHKTWYLVGRELTTLEIRDALTPYLEFLLVEHDSVLVDVVENFPNPPRKGRKVTQVALANPTLDTKKIKAMARVSEVGPSGQLPPHILYLIELGMDVGQIKAITRKFPAFAYYSLEGKIKPIVEFLLDLGIPQSGIPTILHKRPQLCGISLSENIIPTMSYLEKLGLDKKQWAKVIHRFPALLTYSRQKVKGSVDYMYELGLSAESIGKILTRCPHIISYSVDEKLRPTAEYFRAMGVDVAVLFHRSPQTFGLSIDANLKPVTEIFLERGFTIEEIGAMISRYGALYTFSLTENLILKWNFFLTMDYPKSELIKFPQYFGYSLEERIKPRYAQVRDSGVKLVLNQVLFISGSEFEKLMKRKIKKLTDSKQVPVDIEYPDYAGSDMERQLKL
- the LOC113298083 gene encoding transcription termination factor MTERF5, chloroplastic-like isoform X2; this translates as MRVFSVTQTFPKWCPLPRGGFSITKRTQICFPRQLLIFQAKSAAEYQVDELQNFRMVPSAVLTSEKEEAKAFLTLFLKNQGLSSSVAARTINKSDHFIDHLVSRLHSVHKTWYLVGRELTTLEIRDALTPYLEFLLVEHDSVLVDVVENFPNPPRKGRKVTQVALANPTLDTKKIKAMARVSEVGPSGQLPPHILYLIELGMDVGQIKAITRKFPAFAYYSLEGKIKPIVEFLLDLGIPQSGIPTILHKRPQLCGISLSENIIPTMSYLEKLGLDKKQWAKVIHRFPALLTYSRQKVKGSVDYMYELGLSAESIGKILTRCPHIISYSVDEKLRPTAEYFRAMGVDVAVLFHRSPQTFGLSIDANLKPVTEIFLERGFTIEEIGAMISRYGALYTFSLTENLILKWNFFLTMDYPKSELIKFPQYFGYSLEERIKPRYAQVRDSGVKLVLNQVLFISGSEFEKLMKRKIKKLTDSKQVPVDIEYPDYAGSDMERQLKL
- the LOC113298083 gene encoding transcription termination factor MTERF5, chloroplastic-like isoform X4; amino-acid sequence: MLSSTALNLSSKVCGKAAEYQVDELQNFRMVPSAVLTSEKEEAKAFLTLFLKNQGLSSSVAARTINKSDHFIDHLVSRLHSVHKTWYLVGRELTTLEIRDALTPYLEFLLVEHDSVLVDVVENFPNPPRKGRKVTQVALANPTLDTKKIKAMARVSEVGPSGQLPPHILYLIELGMDVGQIKAITRKFPAFAYYSLEGKIKPIVEFLLDLGIPQSGIPTILHKRPQLCGISLSENIIPTMSYLEKLGLDKKQWAKVIHRFPALLTYSRQKVKGSVDYMYELGLSAESIGKILTRCPHIISYSVDEKLRPTAEYFRAMGVDVAVLFHRSPQTFGLSIDANLKPVTEIFLERGFTIEEIGAMISRYGALYTFSLTENLILKWNFFLTMDYPKSELIKFPQYFGYSLEERIKPRYAQVRDSGVKLVLNQVLFISGSEFEKLMKRKIKKLTDSKQVPVDIEYPDYAGSDMERQLKL
- the LOC113298083 gene encoding transcription termination factor MTERF5, chloroplastic-like isoform X1, which gives rise to MRVFSVTQTFPKWCPLPRGGFSITKRTQICFPRQLLIFQAKSETCFDTYQLCSGKAAEYQVDELQNFRMVPSAVLTSEKEEAKAFLTLFLKNQGLSSSVAARTINKSDHFIDHLVSRLHSVHKTWYLVGRELTTLEIRDALTPYLEFLLVEHDSVLVDVVENFPNPPRKGRKVTQVALANPTLDTKKIKAMARVSEVGPSGQLPPHILYLIELGMDVGQIKAITRKFPAFAYYSLEGKIKPIVEFLLDLGIPQSGIPTILHKRPQLCGISLSENIIPTMSYLEKLGLDKKQWAKVIHRFPALLTYSRQKVKGSVDYMYELGLSAESIGKILTRCPHIISYSVDEKLRPTAEYFRAMGVDVAVLFHRSPQTFGLSIDANLKPVTEIFLERGFTIEEIGAMISRYGALYTFSLTENLILKWNFFLTMDYPKSELIKFPQYFGYSLEERIKPRYAQVRDSGVKLVLNQVLFISGSEFEKLMKRKIKKLTDSKQVPVDIEYPDYAGSDMERQLKL
- the LOC113298084 gene encoding uncharacterized protein LOC113298084 encodes the protein MAISLRRGIISARKLIFLKPTFRCSEISYISSSNSNQSNVISETSLFGIHHLESSNQLGLDYLKECRRGFAKGKKSKNSDNGSTAEVVDIGPSLKANTSALMEAAQVALSKELSQLRTNRASTGLVDHLLIETSSGKISLIRVCAVSVLDAQTISISPYDPKTLMKPVENALRESPLGINPKVEGDRLIVPIPPMTKETMQAMCKVVAKAGEDVKLSIRRARQKAIDTIKQASSSMPKDDLKRLEKEIDEMNKKYSKSTEDMCKAKEKEINSPS